In Zingiber officinale cultivar Zhangliang chromosome 6A, Zo_v1.1, whole genome shotgun sequence, a single genomic region encodes these proteins:
- the LOC121995451 gene encoding uncharacterized protein LOC121995451, with the protein MTPKEGTGATSFHLVYDGEAVVSVEVGVESDRIKHYDEDNAEWRLLELDLVDEARAKVVVRLMAYRQRMRQNYNRKVIPRSFQVGDFVWKKVKSVSNVTKLEAPWVGPFRIVGKLRTRAYYLEDEDRR; encoded by the coding sequence ATGACCCCTAAAGAAGGAACGGGAGCAACCTCCTTTCACTTGGTGTATGACGGCGAAGCAGTCGTCTCCGTTGAAGTTGGAGTAGAGTCCGACCGGATAAAACACTATGACGAGGAcaacgccgagtggagactcttggagctggacttggtggacgaggCACGTGCTAAAGTCGTCGTCCGGCTGATGGCTTACCGACAAAGGATGAGGCAGAATTACAATCGAAAGGTAATTCCAAGATCATTTCAGGTTGGCGACTTTGTATGGAAGAAGGTAAAGTCGGTCAGCAACGTCACCAAGTTGGAAGCTCCATGGGTCGGACCCTTCAGGATTGTGGGAAAGCTCCGCACGAGGGCCTACTACCTAGAGGATGAGGACAGACGGTGA
- the LOC121998547 gene encoding internal alternative NAD(P)H-ubiquinone oxidoreductase A1, mitochondrial-like — translation MQNMAFSKIAKAALSQSRSRTAAGGMHYRPETLFRAGVPSGQPYHTLLNGARHLSPIRRAGVFGDESRAISHTPHSQSPSASAAAAARKDDFADEGDERLPGLEATKPGQKPRVVVLGTGWAGCRFFKGLDANLYDIVCISPRNHMVFTPLLASTCVGTLEFRSVAEPVSRIQSALARSPDSYFYLASCTGIDTDKHEVYCESVPGDGQPPHSPHRFRVAYDKLVIAAGADPLTFNIKGVKENAMFLREVNHAQEIRRKLLLNLMLSESPGISEDEKKRLLHCVVVGGGPTGVEFSGELSDFIMKDVRERYSHVKDYIRVTLIEANEILSSFDISLRQYATNHLTRSGVRLVRGVVKEVLPEVIHLNDGTSVPYGLLVWSTGVGPSQFIKSLNFPQSPGGRIGVDQWLRVPSAEDVFALGDCAGFLEQTGKPVLPALAQVAEREGKYLANLFNQIGKTNAGKAYCAKEVPLGDPFVYKHLGSMASVGRYKALVDLRQNKDAKGLSMAGFVSWFIWRSAYLTRVVSWRNRFYVAVNWATTLVFGRDNSRIG, via the exons ATGCAGAACATGGCTTTTTCTAAGATTGCGAAGGCTGCATTGAGCCAGTCACGAAGCAGAACGGCCGCCGGAGGCATGCACTACAGACCGGAAACGCTCTTCCGCGCCGGGGTTCCCTCCGGCCAACCGTACCACACTCTGCTCAATGGAGCTCGCCACTTGTCTCCGATTAGAAGAGCCGGCGTCTTCGGAGACGAGAGCAGAGCCATCAGCCACACGCCGCACTCCCAATCCCCCTCGGCCTCGGCCGCGGCCGCCGCCCGAAAAGACGACTTCGCGGACGAAGGCGACGAGAGACTGCCGGGGCTGGAGGCCACCAAGCCCGGCCAGAAACCCAGGGTGGTGGTCCTCGGCACCGGCTGGGCCGGCTGCCGGTTCTTCAAAGGCCTGGACGCGAATCTTTACGACATCGTGTGCATCTCCCCCAGGAACCACATGGTCTTCACGCCTCTGCTGGCCTCCACCTGCGTCGGGACGCTCGAGTTCCGCTCCGTCGCCGAGCCGGTCAGCCGGATCCAGTCCGCCCTCGCCAGATCCCCCGACTCCTACTTCTACCTCGCCTCCTGCACCGGCATCGACACCGACAAACACGAG GTGTACTGTGAGTCCGTTCCCGGCGACGGGCAGCCGCCTCATTCCCCGCACCGCTTCAGAGTCGCATACGACAAGCTGGTCATCGCAGCCGGTGCGGACCCTCTGACCTTTAACATCAAAGGAGTCAAAGAGAACGCCATGTTTCTCCGCGAGGTTAACCATGCTCAAGAAATCCGAAGGAAGCTTCTCTTGAACCTGATGCTCTCCGAATCCCCCG GCATATCCGAGGACGAGAAGAAGCGACTTCTGCACTGCGTCGTCGTAGGCGGCGGCCCGACCGGAGTAGAATTCAGCGGTGAACTCAGCGATTTCATCATGAAAGATGTGCGCGAAAGGTATTCGCATGTGAAGGACTACATTCGAGTCACTCTCATCGAG GCAAATGAGATACTGTCGTCGTTCGATATTAGCTTGAGGCAATATGCAACGAATCACTTGACAAGG TCTGGAGTTCGCCTCGTGCGCGGCGTCGTCAAAGAGGTGCTTCCGGAAGTGATCCACCTTAACGATGGAACAAGCGTTCCTTATGGTCTCCTGGTCTGGTCGACTGGAGTTGGGCCTTCTCAGTTTATAAAATCTCTCAACTTTCCCCAATCCCCTGGAGGAAG GATCGGTGTCGATCAATGGCTTCGAGTTCCCTCGGCGGAAGATGTTTTTGCACTTGGGGATTGTGCTGGCTTCCTTGAACAAACAGGGAAGCCAGTTCTTCCTGCTCTGGCTCAG GTTGCAGAGAGGGAAGGCAAGTACTTAGCTAACTTATTCAATCAGATCGGTAAGACGAATGCCGGGAAAGCTTATTGTGCCAAAGAGGTTCCTCTAGGAGATCCTTTCGTCTACAAGCATTTGGGGAGCATGGCATCGGTCGGGCGCTACAAAGCCTTAGTCGATCTAAGGCAGAACAAG GATGCAAAGGGTCTCTCGATGGCAGGGTTCGTCAGCTGGTTCATATGGCGTTCGGCCTATTTGACTCGCGTGGTGAGTTGGAGGAACAGATTTTACGTAGCCGTCAATTGGGCTACCACTCTAGTATTCGGCCGGGATAACTCGAGAATCGGTTGA
- the LOC121998548 gene encoding vesicle-associated protein 4-2-like isoform X2 has protein sequence MALADERAEPSDGGKIWKLCRIPFWQAGASSSSSAAAAASHRHISHGPDARAAERSDTQYPTTSRGGGGRGSVSSVAKSLLPVRRCLRLDPSSKLYFPYEPGKQVKSAIRIKNTSKSHVAFKFQTTSPKSCFMRPPGAILSPGEIFKFVERPENSVKALDQKTKVKFKIVSLKVKEQMEYVPELFDEQKDQVYVEQILRVVFLNPERPSTQLDKLKRLLAEADATVEARKKQPEDTGPKILGEGLVIDEWKERRERYLVRQQIELVDSI, from the exons ATGGCGCTAGCTGACGAGAGGGCCGAGCCGTCTGACGGCGGAAAGATTTGGAAGCTCTGCCGGATTCCATTCTGGCAGGCGGGCGCCTCCTCCTCGTCTtccgcggcggcggcggcgagtcACCGCCACATCAGCCATGGTCCCGACGCGCGGGCGGCAGAGAGATCCGACACGCAGTACCCGACGACCTCCCGCGGCGGGGGCGGGAGAGGATCGGTCTCGTCGGTGGCCAAGTCGCTGCTGCCCGTCCGGCGCTGCCTCCGTCTCGATCCCTCGAGCAAGCTCTACTTCCCTT ATGAACCTGGGAAGCAAGTCAAGAGTGCAATCAGGATTAAAAATACAAGCAAATCACATGTGGCATTTAAG TTTCAAACCACCTCGCCAAAGAGCTGTTTCATGCGCCCTCCTGGAGCAATACTTTCTCCCGGCGAAA TTTTCAAGTTCGTGGAGCGTCCAGAGAACAGTGTAAAAGCACTAGATCAGAAAACCAAGGTTAAGTTTAAGATTGTAAGTTTGAAGGTCAAAGAGCAAATGGAGTATGTGCCTGAATTG TTCGATGAGCAGAAAGATCAGGTCTATGTGGAGCAAATCCTAAGGGTTGTATTCTTGAATCCTGAGCGTCCAAGCACT CAATTGGATAAATTGAAACGACTGCTAGCCGAGGCTGATGCTACAGTTGAGGCTCGAAAGAAACAGCCTGAAGATACTGGACCAAAAATTCTGGGTGAAGGGCTTGTTATTGATGAATGG AAAGAGCGCAGGGAAAGGTATCTAGTTCGACAACAGATTGAATTGGTTGATTCTATATAG
- the LOC121998548 gene encoding vesicle-associated protein 4-2-like isoform X1, with protein MALADERAEPSDGGKIWKLCRIPFWQAGASSSSSAAAAASHRHISHGPDARAAERSDTQYPTTSRGGGGRGSVSSVAKSLLPVRRCLRLDPSSKLYFPYEPGKQVKSAIRIKNTSKSHVAFKFQTTSPKSCFMRPPGAILSPGESIVATVFKFVERPENSVKALDQKTKVKFKIVSLKVKEQMEYVPELFDEQKDQVYVEQILRVVFLNPERPSTQLDKLKRLLAEADATVEARKKQPEDTGPKILGEGLVIDEWKERRERYLVRQQIELVDSI; from the exons ATGGCGCTAGCTGACGAGAGGGCCGAGCCGTCTGACGGCGGAAAGATTTGGAAGCTCTGCCGGATTCCATTCTGGCAGGCGGGCGCCTCCTCCTCGTCTtccgcggcggcggcggcgagtcACCGCCACATCAGCCATGGTCCCGACGCGCGGGCGGCAGAGAGATCCGACACGCAGTACCCGACGACCTCCCGCGGCGGGGGCGGGAGAGGATCGGTCTCGTCGGTGGCCAAGTCGCTGCTGCCCGTCCGGCGCTGCCTCCGTCTCGATCCCTCGAGCAAGCTCTACTTCCCTT ATGAACCTGGGAAGCAAGTCAAGAGTGCAATCAGGATTAAAAATACAAGCAAATCACATGTGGCATTTAAG TTTCAAACCACCTCGCCAAAGAGCTGTTTCATGCGCCCTCCTGGAGCAATACTTTCTCCCGGCGAAAGTATCGTTGCAACTG TTTTCAAGTTCGTGGAGCGTCCAGAGAACAGTGTAAAAGCACTAGATCAGAAAACCAAGGTTAAGTTTAAGATTGTAAGTTTGAAGGTCAAAGAGCAAATGGAGTATGTGCCTGAATTG TTCGATGAGCAGAAAGATCAGGTCTATGTGGAGCAAATCCTAAGGGTTGTATTCTTGAATCCTGAGCGTCCAAGCACT CAATTGGATAAATTGAAACGACTGCTAGCCGAGGCTGATGCTACAGTTGAGGCTCGAAAGAAACAGCCTGAAGATACTGGACCAAAAATTCTGGGTGAAGGGCTTGTTATTGATGAATGG AAAGAGCGCAGGGAAAGGTATCTAGTTCGACAACAGATTGAATTGGTTGATTCTATATAG
- the LOC121998549 gene encoding G-type lectin S-receptor-like serine/threonine-protein kinase At4g27290 has product MVRRALLLLFLIAVCFAGDNLTPDEPLLDASDATLISSGDKFELGFFSPDPTSPNRYVGIWFYNMAPQTVVWVANRRTPVVGRSGNLSVTSAGMLILSDGNSTIWSSSGSPALANPVARLLDTGNFVVGETGSSGSPTWQSFDLPTDTLLPGMQIGINLTSGRRANLTAWRTAVDPSPGDFVMGVDWRGVPQMVVWRGTQPYWRAGPSNGLYLSGAPQMYTENLVDYQYTIDGRDFLLGYTLRNPSITTRITLNYSGLNQIQTWVDGSQAWNVRGYVPLDPCDYYGTCGPYGVCYPNTSPLCQCLPGFHPENEHNWDLLRDWSDGCLRNTNLDCRNGTDGFFKQSGVKLPDTSTAELYESINLDECETRCLSNCSCAAYASANISSGGSGCIIWTAAPTDIKCFSDSGSGQDLYIRLAAADMIAISESSKSNRGRQAMIISVSCAGIFLAALVASVLLIRKMRRKNSIPEEGGGEEEDLDLPLFDLSSIEDATGNFSIANKLGEGGFGPVYRGSLREGQEIAVKRLSKTSAQGADEFKNEVMLIAKLQHRNLVRLLGCCIQAGERILMYEYMPHGSLDTFLFDIENRLLADWQTRYNIIVGIARGLLYLHHDSRYRIIHRDLKLSNILLDKDLTPKISDFGMARIFGGDEMMGNTTKVVGTYGYMSPEYAMDGIFSIKSDVFSFGVIMLEIVSGRKNRGIYNYMHHKNLIGYLWSLWKEDKALELVDDSLAQSFPINEVLACIKVGLLCVQERPEDRPTMSSVLLMLSSDASMLPEPKPPGFVVTKEPSETDTSTSKGDSLTRNHLSITVLDGR; this is encoded by the exons TGGGTCGCCAACCGCCGGACCCCGGTCGTCGGCCGCTCCGGGAACCTCTCCGTGACCTCCGCCGGTATGCTAATCCTCTCGGATGGCAACTCCACTATCTGGTCCTCCTCCGGCTCGCCTGCCCTTGCAAACCCGGTCGCGCGGCTGCTCGATACTGGAAACTTCGTCGTCGGCGAGACCGGCAGCAGTGGCTCGCCGACGTGGCAGAGCTTCGACTTGCCGACCGACACGCTTCTCCCGGGGATGCAAATCGGGATCAACTTGACCAGCGGTCGCCGCGCCAACCTCACCGCGTGGCGAACGGCCGTCGATCCTTCGCCCGGCGACTTCGTCATGGGCGTCGACTGGCGCGGCGTCCCGCAGATGGTCGTGTGGCGCGGCACACAGCCGTACTGGCGCGCGGGGCCGTCCAACGGCCTCTACCTCAGCGGCGCGCCGCAGATGTACACCGAGAACCTGGTAGACTACCAGTACACCATCGACGGCCGCGACTTCCTCCTCGGCTACACCCTCCGCAACCCCTCCATCACCACCCGTATCACCCTCAACTACTCGGGCTTGAACCAGATCCAGACGTGGGTGGACGGGAGCCAGGCGTGGAACGTGCGCGGCTATGTGCCGCTGGATCCCTGCGACTACTACGGCACCTGCGGCCCCTACGGCGTCTGCTACCCCAACACCTCGCCCCTGTGCCAGTGCCTGCCGGGATTCCACCCGGAGAACGAACATAACTGGGATCTCCTCAGGGATTGGTCGGACGGCTGCCTGAGGAACACAAACTTGGACTGCCGGAACGGCACCGATGGGTTCTTCAAGCAGAGCGGAGTCAAGCTGCCGGACACATCGACGGCGGAGCTGTACGAGAGCATCAATCTGGACGAGTGCGAGACACGGTGCTTGAGCAACTGCTCCTGCGCGGCCTACGCTAGCGCCAACATCAGCAGCGGCGGCAGCGGGTGCATCATTTGGACTGCTGCGCCGACGGACATCAAGTGCTTCTCCGACAGCGGGTCAGGGCAGGATCTCTACATCCGTCTGGCGGCCGCCGACATGATTGCCATCTCAGAATCAAGCAAATCTAACCGAGGTCGTCAGGCCATGATTATCTCCGTCTCTTGTGCGGGGATCTTCCTCGCGGCGCTCGTCGCTTCCGTTTTGCTAATTCGGAAGATGAGAAGAA AGAATTCCATTCctgaagaaggaggaggagaagaagaagacctAGACCTGCCTCTGTTCGATCTAAGCTCGATCGAAGATGCCACCGGCAACTTCTCCATTGCCAACAAGCTCGGTGAAGGAGGATTTGGCCCAGTCTACAGA GGTAGCTTACGCGAAGGGCAAGAGATCGCCGTGAAGAGGCTTTCCAAAACCTCAGCGCAGGGAGCCGATGAGTTCAAGAACGAGGTGATGCTGATCGCCAAGCTGCAGCACAGGAATCTCGTTAGGCTTCTCGGTTGCTGCATTCAAGCGGGAGAAAGGATTCTGATGTATGAGTACATGCCTCATGGAAGCTTAGACACCTTCTTGTTTG ATATCGAGAACCGGTTGCTGGCCGATTGGCAAACGCGATACAATATCATAGTCGGAATTGCTCGAGGACTTCTTTATCTCCATCACGATTCGAGATACAGGATCATCCATAGGGATTTGAAGTTGAGTAACATCCTCCTCGACAAAGATTTGACTCCCAAGATTTCAGACTTTGGAATGGCAAGGATATTCGGAGGTGATGAAATGATGGGAAACACCACTAAAGTGGTGGGAACTTA TGGATATATGTCGCCTGAATATGCAATGGATGGAATTTTCTCGATAAAGTCAGACGTATTCAGCTTCGGTGTGATCATGCTCGAGATAGTGAGCGGTAGAAAGAATCGAGGAATTTATAATTATATGCACCATAAAAATCTCATCGGATAT CTGTGGAGCCTATGGAAGGAGGATAAAGCATTAGAACTAGTTGATGATTCGTTGGCTCAATCGTTCCCTATCAATGAAGTTTTAGCATGTATAAAGGTCGGTCTCTTATGCGTTCAAGAACGACCCGAAGATAGACCAACCATGTCGTCGGTGCTACTAATGTTAAGCAGTGATGCTTCTATGTTACCGGAACCAAAGCCGCCTGGTTTCGTAGTGACAAAGGAACCATCTGAAACTGATACGTCGACGAGCAAGGGTGACTCGCTCACTAGGAACCATCTCTCGATCACAGTCCTAGATGGTCGATAG